The Panicum hallii strain FIL2 chromosome 5, PHallii_v3.1, whole genome shotgun sequence genome contains the following window.
CTGCAACGGCCGCGCCAAGCCCGCGTTTTTTAGCATCCTCCGCTCCGCTTTCCGCTGATGCCTACAGCTCAACCCGGCCAGTTTGTATATATACAGGCATGTTTGTTTGCTGCTGGTTTACAATTCCAATCCACCCCACCGGTGAGTGTATTCTTCTTCACTTTTCTTGTGGGCGCTCCCCTGCCCCCATTCCTCCCTCCCCAAAACCTCCCAGCTCATCTCGCCCACAATCACATGCCAGTACAGCGATAGACCCACCTGAGGAGAGTAGGAGGAGGACGCAGAGGTTTCTTGCCTGCTTGCTGCGTCTCACACTTTCCCCCTTTTTTCATGGATTCTCTCTAGCTTTGGAGAACCTATGCACACTAGATATTTCTTCCGTAATTTGCCTTATTTTTGCATTTCTTGATTAGCTCGGTTTCTTTTCTTGTGGtgacaggaggaagaagacgagcaGAGTCAAGAATCGGTGGGAACAAGTTTTGCTGTCTGCAGAATGGATTCAGCATTTGATGCTACTGCTGCGCTTGGACGGAAATGATGCCAGGAGGCCTGGGCAATCTGCAGGTATGGTGTAGCCTTCAACTAAAATTTGCAATTTTGCATACGAGGGTGGAATCGGGTGGAAACACTGTATTTTTTGGGATAGAGTGTGAAACATGTGGATTTTTTGAGATACCTTAATTTGTGCTTTGTTCAGAAGTGATGAGTTTTTTGTTGATCATAAGGAAAATCAGCAGTCCTTGTTGATGAATACTTCAAACGGTTTCTGTTACTGACTTCAGAATTCAGATAGCAGCCAATGCCACATTGTTCGATTGCAAATTGTTACTGTTTATAAATAACATCAACCAAACACGTATGTGCACAGCTTCAAGAGGCAAGCAGTTCAAGCAAGAATGCATTCATGTTTTGATGTACACTGTAGCTTACTCACATTTGTTTCAGTAGTAAGACCATACTTATAAGTGCAGAATGTCATAGAAAAAGATATTTTGTTGCGCATTTTGGAGTCACTGTCTGTAACATTTCATTTTAGTTATCGTGACAAAATTTCTTCTGATCCGTTTATGGCGCGAAAAATTTGAATGATGGTCTGCAAGCATTATACCaggaaaagaaatggaaaaaagTTCAAAGCTCAAGCCGTGTCGCCACATAATGCCCAATTGTGGATATCCGACAATTCCCTgttttctgtttgataatttagTTGCCTATTCTGCCAAATTTATGCGTTACTAGTTGATTCGTTCGTACCACTCATGTCATGATCAAAATGTGCTTTCCTAATTTTGCCACTGCATGTTTCCACATAATGTCCAATTTCAGATATCCGACAAATCCCTGTTTTCCCGTTTGATAATACAATCATCTTTTTCGTCAAATTTATGCGTTACTAGTAGCCTCATGCGTGGCGCCAATGTCATGTGCTTTCCTAATTTTGCCACTGCACGTTGCCACATAATATCCAATTCTGGATATCTGACAATTCCATTTTTCTGTTTGATAATATGTTACTCTCTAGACTTATACGTTACTAGTAGCTTCTTCTGTACCGCTAATACCAGGATTAAAGTGTGCTTCCCTAATTTTGCCACTGCACGGCGACAAATCTGAGAGACAGACATGTCATACTGAGACAAAAAATTAAAGTTGACGAGAAAGTGATGCATTTGCCGATTTAACTTTATCCATGGTTTCCGAGTCAATATATTTTTAGTGATTTAACTTTATCTATTGATCAATCAATCCATGCGGCACGCTTGCATTTGTCAATTCACTATCTGAATTACTTTTGTAGTTCACTACTTCACTGGTTGGCATAACCAGCAATCTGCACATTGATGTTCTTCCTTATGAATTCAAAATATAAACTCAGACAACTTTAATGTACTACTCTTTAGGTTTTAAATCTGCAGACTTCATCGCTGTGGCTACAAAGATTATTGCCATATCCTGAGAGAAGATATCCCGTACTAGATGTCAAGATTTCTTGCAGCAGCTCTAGGAGGTGCTGTAGGAGGCTTGATAGTACTAGGTATTGTCATAGTTGCAATTGTACTTTGCCTGCGGCATCGCAGAAGAACTTCAGACTCTTCAGAAAGTAGTTCATCAGGTCAAGCTCTACCAGGTACTGCTTAAGTTACTTCTCATTAGACCTTAAAACTTCAAATAATTCATCGAAAGTTCCAATTTTTCTTCAAGTAAcagcttcgccttccatctgtCAGAGTCACAGGGAGCAAGATGTCTGACTTTGGAGGAACTAAATTTGGCTACAAGGAATTTCAGCAATGCGAATTTTATTGGACACGGAATGTTTGGAGAGGTATACAAGGGTTTACTCCAGGATGGCACAATTGTAGCTGTTAAAAGACGGCATTCTCCTCCTAGCCAGGAATTCGTTCAGGAGGTAACATAATTTTAATTATCCAAATGTTCTCTTCAGTAATTTCTGGTCCTGAATTTGTCAAATGTGTTGTGTATTAACACTATGTTTTTCCTCCTGAAGAAAAAAATCCTGTTTTCTAGCAAAGGATTAACCCCTATTTGCTGATATAATTTGAAGTATAGCACACCTTGCTCTACACCCTTCTTAGATTGTTTCAAGCTCAAGCATCGGTGCTGTTTTCTTCTCAGGTTAATTACCTATCATCTCTCCAGCATCGGAACCTTGTAAAACTTTTGGGGTACTGCCAGGAGAATGGCATGCAGATGCTTGTTTATGAATATATCCCCAATGGCAGCGTCTCAACACATTTGCATGGTAATTTTCATTGTATTTTCTATTATATTACTCTAATGTATGATAATGGTGTCGTAGGTTGGTAATTCTTCTGCCGCCCTTTCGTAGGTAACAGCCATGCTCCAGGTGTAAGGCTAGAATTCAAGCATAGACTTTCTATTGCTCATGGAACTGCTAAAGGTAAGTCTAACATTTAAACCAGCTCTACACTTTCCCTTATTGTTCGAAATATAATCCAGAAGCTCATAACTTCATATCCATTAAGACTCATTCTCTGTATCAATGATATTCTGGCAACTACATCAATAATCTTTTCTTGTTACTCAGGCCTGAGCCACCTGCATTCTCTGACCCCCCCTGCAATCCATATGAACTTCAAAACTTCTAATGTACTAGTGGATGAGGATTTCGTACCAAAAGTTGCGGATACTGGGATTCCAGGCTTGCTTGATCGACTCGGTGTTACAGGACTGTCTTCCAGAACACCTAATGATCCTTTTGTTGATCCTCGGTAACAAAGGCACACATATTCGTTGTATTTCTTACATTCATTGATCACATCAGATGGATACAAATCATCTGCTTTCAATGTGTTGTGTCCACCGGTACCAATTCATTACTTGAGTTTGATGGAACTTCCTGTTGCATGATCAGAATGAGGGAATCCATGAACTTGAACTTTTCCATACAAAGCGATGTCTACAGTTTTGGTGTGTTTCTTGTGGAGTTGGTTAGCGGACGGAGAGCTGTGTCTGATCAACGCATCATTCAATGGGTAAATACCAACACTGCTGATGCTTTGTCCACCTCTTTTTTTGAATAACACACCAAATTTTCCCTTTCTCTAGTGACATCTTTAACTCTTCTCTTAATTTTCATATCTGCACTAAAGTACCGTACATTTTGTATCTGTGGATATGCAGGTGCAGAACTTCCAGGAATCAAGTGATATCTCTGCAATTGCAGACAACAGAATGACCAGTGGTTTCACCTCAGAAAGCATGAAAGAATTGCTGCGCTTGACGTCATGGTGCGTGAGCCCAATGAGCGAGCAGCGTCCATCGATGAGCTTGGTGGAGGCTGAAATACACCGGATTCACGAGCAGGAGATCAGCTTGACGACAGTCATGACAGGACATTCCCCAACCGTGACTCTTGGCAGTCAGCTCTTCAGAACATCAAGGTGAAGAACGGAATGCCTAGCATCTTGTAGCAAAACTGGTTCTTTCATCAGGGCAGTAGATTAGCCTTGTTCTCTTCCAAAAGATTTCTCATCTTCATAGCGAATCTCGAGTAAGCTGCATCCCAAGTGTACAAAAAAGGAACAGCTGCGAGGCTTACCCTTCCTTTTGGATTTTCTTACCCTAgtattttttttggaaaaatcCGGTTTACACCCTCAAACTATCATAAAAGTCTGATTTTCAATCTTCAACTACAAAACCGGGTAACATAAGCCATCTAACTATCGAAACCGTGCAAATTTGGCTATTTGGGTGGTTTCAAatgtggttttgtattttttttaaagttaaaaaattctaattagatctaaaaatcaaaactaattcattgtaaatcataaaaatatgaaactagtatcaaatttttttctaaaatgtCACTTATCTATTATTtctctatttgaatcttatttattaaaaaataatagtcataactacaagcaactaaatatTATGAATATAAAAAAATTGGATTCGAATAACTGAAAAGTAGAGTGTCAATAGTTAggttatattttttaaaaaatattgaTACCCATTTCCTATTTtttgatttaaaatgaattacttatgaattttttagtttaaatttgaatatttttaatttttataaaataaaAATCCACCTCTGAAACCACCCGAAGGGCCAAATTTGCCCAGTTTCGACTGTGGATGGCCTATGTTATCCAGTTTcatagttgaaggttgaaaatcggaCTTTTATGATAGATCAAGGGTGCAAACCGgacttttccttttttttcttcctttttttctgAAAAGATTTTAAGGAAGAATGACTTTTCCTGTTTGTTGGATACTCCTATAAAAAGATTGTGTGGGTGGTGGCAAACCAGAAGCTCTAAATGTTCAGTGAACCAGTCCTGCTTCTGTTTTCTCAAAACATTGGAGAAACATAAGAAACCATGCAGGAAGTCGAAGCAACAGCTGCTCGCTATTCTGCAGAGCATGTTCTGCGAGACGCCTGACATAGATGCATTATGTGAGGAGATAGAACAGATTTTCAGGTCCTCTGTTTTTACATGGCTGAGAACCTCAGTCATGAAGATACACACATTGTTATTCCTTCCATTCGAGAGCTTTTTTTTCCTAGCAGCTATGCTATGCTTGATTTGCTTTCATGGCTTGTGCCACACATGACGATCTAGCTTGATTTGACAATGTCTTCCCTGGTGTTGACGGTGAAGTCCCAGAGCTCGCCGTACTTCTCGTTGAAGTCCCAGATGTCCATGGAGTTGTAGTCGGCGATGAGCTTGTCGCGAGCCGACCTCTCCATCATGT
Protein-coding sequences here:
- the LOC112894348 gene encoding proline-rich receptor-like protein kinase PERK3, which encodes MSRFLAAALGGAVGGLIVLGIVIVAIVLCLRHRRRTSDSSESSSSGQALPESQGARCLTLEELNLATRNFSNANFIGHGMFGEVYKGLLQDGTIVAVKRRHSPPSQEFVQEVNYLSSLQHRNLVKLLGYCQENGMQMLVYEYIPNGSVSTHLHGNSHAPGVRLEFKHRLSIAHGTAKGLSHLHSLTPPAIHMNFKTSNVLVDEDFVPKVADTGIPGLLDRLGVTGLSSRTPNDPFVDPRMRESMNLNFSIQSDVYSFGVFLVELVSGRRAVSDQRIIQWVQNFQESSDISAIADNRMTSGFTSESMKELLRLTSWCVSPMSEQRPSMSLVEAEIHRIHEQEISLTTVMTGHSPTVTLGSQLFRTSR